A region from the Chlamydiales bacterium genome encodes:
- a CDS encoding insulinase family protein: MTRDLFLEDVGDRYGDFVVTKVAAITELGSTLRELTHEPSGAQVMHIAADDPENLFSLSFKTLPDSSNGVAHILEHTVLCGSRRFPIKDPFFAMSRRSLNTYMNALTGSDFTCYPAASQVEKDFYNLLDVYIDAVFHPELKEVSFLQEGHRLEFADPKDPTSPLEYKGIVLNEMKGSLSSADSRLWYEMMAALFPNLPYGFNSGGDPKEIPKLTYEELIAFHETYYNPSRCLFFFYGNLPLKKHLDFIAEKALKNSRREPPLPPIPLQKRFDAPRTFEYQFPINEGESLENKTIIAFGWLTLPLLEQDDVLALCVLDSILMDTDASLLKLPLLKSGLCVHADAHIDVDMSEVPYLIVCKGGEKKNADELEKLLLSSLEKIAEDGIPPHLIDTAIHQLEFARTEISGDSSPFGLTLFMRSALAKQHGCPPENALKVHTHFEKLIRQSRDPKYFPSLIRKLLIDNPHRVRLVMSPDPGLASQELAQEKALLEEIKKSLTKSEVSSIVKQAENLTLYQKKMESQNIDLLPKVGLEDVPLLVTDFKLHEENFGDLRIFHHNCFTNQILYVDLVLDLPELSQEELPYLQLLVSLLSEIGAGPRDWRSNLEYIQSHTGGIGAVTSLHPQIEMPQVLKPSFTIRGKALYRKADKLFDLIKEIIVSPRLNEKERIQELILQLDTSMQNRFNRQALRYALQLALSSFSHASHLANSLYGLTYFKEVQHIAKLAQEKPDVIIDRLLAVKDKVFSHKSPHLILSCDEKMYRELQKEGFFGLAKLPLKPPAIWKSDFPLEPVASHARPISSPVAFTVQAFRSVHYIHPHSPAISCAMPLFENKIFHRKIREEGGAYGTGAAYSSSFGNFYFYAYRDPHLGQTLKVFSKSIETIASGSFDERDLEEAKLGVIQSMDMPIAPGSRAIAAYNNWRDGKTKERRQLYRDSLLSLNKKQIMQAVEKEILPQKDAGITISFAGRELLEKENLLPILPL, translated from the coding sequence ATGACGAGAGATCTGTTTCTAGAGGATGTCGGTGACCGCTACGGCGATTTCGTCGTAACAAAAGTTGCTGCGATCACAGAACTGGGTAGCACACTGCGCGAGCTGACGCACGAACCGTCAGGCGCGCAGGTGATGCATATCGCTGCTGACGACCCTGAAAACCTATTCTCTCTCTCTTTTAAAACACTGCCAGACAGCTCGAATGGTGTAGCCCACATCTTAGAACATACTGTTCTTTGCGGCTCGCGCAGATTCCCTATTAAAGATCCTTTTTTTGCAATGAGCAGGCGCAGTCTAAACACCTACATGAATGCGCTTACCGGCTCCGATTTCACCTGCTATCCCGCAGCCTCTCAAGTGGAGAAGGACTTCTACAATCTCCTGGATGTCTATATCGATGCCGTCTTTCATCCAGAGTTGAAAGAGGTCAGCTTTTTACAGGAGGGCCACAGGCTTGAATTCGCAGATCCAAAAGATCCCACCTCTCCATTAGAATATAAAGGAATCGTTCTCAATGAGATGAAGGGAAGTCTCTCTTCTGCCGATTCTCGTCTCTGGTATGAGATGATGGCGGCCCTCTTTCCTAACCTCCCCTATGGATTCAACTCAGGTGGAGATCCTAAAGAGATTCCCAAACTAACTTATGAAGAGCTCATCGCTTTTCATGAGACCTACTACAATCCGAGCAGATGTCTCTTCTTCTTCTACGGGAACCTTCCCCTTAAAAAACACCTCGATTTTATCGCTGAAAAAGCGCTGAAAAACAGCAGAAGAGAGCCCCCACTTCCTCCGATTCCACTTCAAAAACGGTTTGACGCCCCTCGCACCTTCGAATACCAGTTCCCCATCAACGAAGGCGAGAGCCTTGAGAACAAGACGATCATCGCCTTCGGCTGGCTCACACTCCCACTTCTTGAGCAAGATGATGTCCTCGCTCTCTGTGTGCTCGACTCTATTCTGATGGACACCGACGCCTCCCTGCTTAAACTTCCCCTTCTTAAATCGGGCCTCTGTGTGCATGCGGATGCCCACATCGATGTCGACATGAGCGAAGTCCCCTACCTGATCGTCTGTAAAGGAGGCGAAAAGAAGAACGCTGACGAGCTGGAAAAGCTCCTGCTCTCATCTCTAGAAAAGATCGCTGAAGATGGAATTCCTCCTCACCTCATCGACACCGCAATCCACCAGCTCGAATTCGCGCGCACCGAGATCTCTGGAGACTCTTCGCCTTTTGGACTCACTCTATTTATGCGCTCAGCCCTTGCTAAACAGCACGGCTGCCCTCCTGAGAACGCTCTAAAGGTCCACACTCACTTCGAAAAGCTGATCAGACAGAGTAGAGATCCAAAATACTTCCCCTCCCTCATCAGAAAGCTGCTTATCGACAATCCTCACAGAGTCCGCCTCGTGATGAGCCCAGATCCGGGCCTCGCATCGCAAGAGCTCGCTCAAGAGAAGGCTCTGCTTGAAGAGATCAAAAAATCCCTAACCAAAAGTGAGGTCAGCTCGATTGTTAAACAGGCGGAGAATCTCACTCTCTACCAGAAGAAGATGGAGAGCCAGAATATCGACCTCCTTCCAAAAGTTGGATTAGAAGATGTTCCGCTGCTTGTCACCGATTTTAAACTCCACGAGGAGAATTTTGGCGACCTCCGCATCTTTCACCACAACTGTTTTACGAATCAGATCCTCTATGTCGATCTCGTGCTCGACCTGCCAGAGCTCTCCCAAGAAGAGCTCCCCTATCTCCAGCTCCTCGTCTCCCTTCTTTCAGAGATCGGAGCCGGACCACGAGATTGGAGAAGCAACCTAGAGTATATCCAATCACACACCGGCGGCATAGGAGCTGTAACTTCTCTCCATCCCCAGATCGAAATGCCGCAGGTGTTAAAGCCCTCATTTACGATCCGCGGAAAAGCCCTCTATCGAAAAGCAGACAAGCTTTTTGATCTTATTAAAGAGATCATTGTCTCTCCGCGCCTCAATGAGAAAGAGAGGATTCAAGAGCTTATTCTGCAGCTCGACACCTCGATGCAGAACCGCTTTAATCGCCAGGCGCTCCGCTATGCGCTTCAGCTAGCTTTAAGCAGCTTTTCTCACGCCTCTCACCTTGCTAACTCCCTCTACGGGTTAACCTACTTCAAAGAGGTACAGCATATTGCAAAACTGGCTCAAGAGAAACCCGACGTCATCATCGACCGGCTGCTCGCAGTTAAAGATAAGGTCTTCTCTCACAAGTCCCCCCACCTCATCCTCAGCTGCGATGAGAAGATGTACAGAGAGCTTCAGAAAGAGGGCTTCTTTGGACTCGCTAAACTCCCTCTCAAACCTCCCGCTATCTGGAAGAGCGACTTCCCCCTAGAACCCGTCGCCTCACATGCAAGACCGATCTCCTCTCCAGTTGCCTTTACCGTTCAAGCTTTTAGATCCGTCCACTACATCCATCCCCACTCTCCTGCGATAAGCTGCGCGATGCCCCTGTTTGAAAATAAGATCTTCCATCGCAAGATTCGAGAAGAGGGAGGCGCGTATGGAACGGGCGCTGCCTATAGCTCCTCTTTTGGAAACTTCTATTTTTACGCCTACCGCGATCCTCACCTTGGCCAGACGTTAAAAGTATTTTCAAAATCTATTGAAACAATCGCTTCAGGAAGCTTCGATGAGCGCGATCTTGAAGAGGCTAAACTCGGCGTTATTCAATCGATGGATATGCCTATCGCCCCCGGCAGCAGAGCGATTGCAGCCTATAACAACTGGCGCGATGGAAAGACGAAAGAGCGTCGGCAGCTCTACCGCGACAGCCTCCTCAGCCTGAATAAAAAACAGATTATGCAAGCGGTAGAAAAAGAGATCCTTCCTCAAAAAGATGCTGGCATTACCATCTCTTTTGCCGGCCGCGAACTCCTCGAAAAAGAGAACCTCCTCCCCATCCTCCCTCTGTAA